The segment GTATCGATTCGTCCGATCTAGGTTTTGATCAAGGAAATTGAAGATTTAAGTAACAGTTGCTCTGTTTTTTCCGTCTAATTTGATTCCGTCCTTAGGTTTACTTTTGTGTGAATTCGTTGTAGTATTAAATTGGTATTGTTTGCAGCATATTGAGGTGAACAAATTGATCAAAGGAAGGCCTCTGGACAATTTGGAATTTATGCAATGGATGAAGCGCTACTGTGATTGTGCTAATGGAGGACAGATGAATAGGTGAATTCTGCGCTCTAAACCTTTGTTCACCTTCCTTTATGTTTGTTAATAATgttaattatttgagttatgtgTAATATATCGATACAGTTTCATATGTACATATGATCTAGATTCAAATTTGATGCGGCTAATCATTGCTCAGATTGAATATAAATTTAGAATGTGTTTGGCTCTTATATACTGTATAAATCATATTCATGTATTCATTTGTTTATTCAATTTATCCTTCATGTGTTTCACAATGCGATATCAGGATGAAACTATTTAACTAAAGCTATTTAATTACTGAACAGTAGTTTCAGTCCTATTTAACTACTTATTTGCAGTTTTCTCTGCGTACCTTATCAATTGTTGTGAGATTTTTCTTGCTGCTCATCTTCTGTACTATTTAGCTACTTATTAACAGGAGCTTTAAGAGCTATATGGAAAAGTTGTTTGGGCATTATGGGATTGTAGCACTTAATGGACACCCTTGGAGCTTAAATTGCAATATTGTGTTGATGTGTTGATTAACCTGCTCTATACTCTTTTACTATAGTAGCTTgctttaaaaatacaaaatgttGCCCCTTCATGCTTATAGATTAGCCTGCTGTTCAGATTATCTAATTATTTTTGGGTAATGTTTAGTTACAATCCCTTGGAAAGAAGAGAGGCATGCAAGGGTGGGAAAGAGCTGATCAAGAAATCTGTAGCATCACAACCTTCAACCAAATGTTCAGCCTCTGTACCCAAACAAGCCACTCATAACGGTAGAAGGAATGATGCTGCTCATGCAAATGCAGCAAATCAATCCATTAAGGCAGTTCGACCTCCTCCAAGTGTTGGACAATCTGGTTGTTCCGAAGCAGAACGCACAATGTTCGAGCAACAGGTGACAAATTATATCCCCTAATGAATAATCAGTAAAAGCTTATGAGAATATGAAAGCTTATCTACTTTTGTGTGAGTGCAGATTACAGAGCTGAAACTATCAATAGATAGagtggagaaggagagagacTTCTACTTTGCCAAACTGAGAGACATTGAGATCTTGTGCCAGACACCTGATATTGAAAAACTACCTGTAGGCACCACCACATCAACGCAACTCTTATTGTTGTCTTTATGAATAAAAGAGTGTTGATTGATTGTGATATATATCGATGACAGGTGGTGGGAGCGATGAAAAGGATCTTGTATGCTGCAGAAGATGATGCATCGGTTGTTGCAGAAGCTCAAGCTATGTTATCAGAGCAGCAGGAGGAAGTGGAGGAGGAGGGGAAGCAGAAGAGTGATTCTCAGAAGAGGAAAAGCATTATCAATGTTGATGTTGAAGCTGCTGCTAGCAACACGTTGTCTCCACGGCAACGGTTGTCGGAAGTGTCTGAT is part of the Salvia splendens isolate huo1 unplaced genomic scaffold, SspV2 ctg1037, whole genome shotgun sequence genome and harbors:
- the LOC121788415 gene encoding microtubule-associated protein RP/EB family member 1C-like; translation: MATNIGMMDSAYFVGRSEILSWINSTLRLNLSKVEEACTGAVHCQLMDAVHPGMVPMHKVNFDAKSEYESIQNYKVLQDVFNKLKITKHIEVNKLIKGRPLDNLEFMQWMKRYCDCANGGQMNSYNPLERREACKGGKELIKKSVASQPSTKCSASVPKQATHNGRRNDAAHANAANQSIKAVRPPPSVGQSGCSEAERTMFEQQITELKLSIDRVEKERDFYFAKLRDIEILCQTPDIEKLPVVGAMKRILYAAEDDASVVAEAQAMLSEQQEEVEEEGKQKSDSQKRKSIINVDVEAAASNTLSPRQRLSEVSDVHCSESPLVTY